One window from the genome of Dermacentor silvarum isolate Dsil-2018 chromosome 5, BIME_Dsil_1.4, whole genome shotgun sequence encodes:
- the LOC119453206 gene encoding uridine phosphorylase 1 isoform X2, translated as MFGDVKFVCMGGTPSRMEQFARLAKEELDLKLPTGTDLCDLSHYAGRYSMYKVGPLLSISHGMGAPSLSILLHEVFKLLHYARCRGVLVFRIGTSGGVGVPAGSVVVSTGAVNGLLREELNMHMLGKLVTRPAKLDTALAEEIAVEARRSLPGINVVMGKTMCADDFYEGQGRLDGAFCAYTDQEKLQFMKKLHSIGVVNIEMEATLFAAMCHHAGIKGAVVCVTLLDRLQGDQVTAPKSIMNEWQLRPQHVVLRFIQRRLAVATSSP; from the exons ATGTTTGGTGATGTCAAG TTTGTGTGCATGGGTGGCACGCCGTCACGCATGGAGCAGTTTGCTCGGCTGGCCAAGGAGGAGCTGGATCTCAAGTTGCCCACCGGTACCGACCTCTGTGACCTGAGCCATTATGCTGGCCGCTACTCCATGTACAAGGTCGGACCCCTGCTTTCTATAAGC CATGGCATGGGTGCCCCGTCGCTGTCCATCCTGTTGCACGAGGTATTCAAGCTGCTGCACTACGCCCGCTGCCGGGGTGTGCTGGTCTTCCGCATCGGCACCAGCGGAGGCGTCG GCGTGCCTGCTGGTTCGGTTGTTGTGAGCACGGGTGCAGTTAATGGCCTCCTCAGGGAAGAACTAAACATG CACATGCTCGGCAAACTTGTGACCCGTCCTGCCAAGCTGGACACGGCACTGGCCGAGGAGATTGCAGTTGAAGCCCGCCGCTCGCTGCCCGGGATAAATGTGGTCATGGGAAAGACAATGTGTGCAGACGACTTCTACGAAG GTCAGGGCCGGCTGGACGGTGCCTTCTGCGCCTACACGGACCAAGAGAAACTGCAGTTCATGAAGAAGCTGCACTCCATTGGCGTGGTTAACATTGAGATGGAGGCCACCCTCTTCGCTGCTATGTGTCACCATGCCGGCATCAAAG GTGCTGTAGTCTGTGTGACCCTGCTGGATCGGCTGCAGGGTGACCAGGTCACCGCGCCCAAGAGCATCATGAATGAGTGGCAGCTGCGGCCCCAGCATGTAGTGTTGCGCTTCATACAGCGCCGCCTGGCGGTCGCTACGTCGTCACCCTAG
- the LOC119453206 gene encoding uridine phosphorylase 1 isoform X1, translated as MLPTAATAAIPRPPRDGPFRLLPASSQPVVAGSWPSLASDVAMENYEPLPQSPRAPREPVCCSRDDRDGDVEGYVQLRNPHLAKLNSDHLYHLALSTSTHSLVDMFGDVKFVCMGGTPSRMEQFARLAKEELDLKLPTGTDLCDLSHYAGRYSMYKVGPLLSISHGMGAPSLSILLHEVFKLLHYARCRGVLVFRIGTSGGVGVPAGSVVVSTGAVNGLLREELNMHMLGKLVTRPAKLDTALAEEIAVEARRSLPGINVVMGKTMCADDFYEGQGRLDGAFCAYTDQEKLQFMKKLHSIGVVNIEMEATLFAAMCHHAGIKGAVVCVTLLDRLQGDQVTAPKSIMNEWQLRPQHVVLRFIQRRLAVATSSP; from the exons ATGCTTCCGACTGCCGCCACCGCCGCTATTCCGCGGCCTCCCAGGGACGGCCCTTTCCGCCTCCTCCCCGCTTCGTCGCAGCCGGTGGTTGCTGGCTCTTGGCCCAGTTTGGCGTCGGACGTGGCGATGGAGAACTACGAGCCTCTCCCGCAATCGCCCCGAGCGCCCCGGGAGCCGGTCTGCTGCTCGCGAGACGACAG AGATGGAGATGTGGAAGGCTACGTACAGCTTCGAAACCCGCACCTGGCGAAGCTCAACTCGGACCACCTCTACCACCTGGCCCTGTCCACCAGCACGCATTCTCTGGTGGACATGTTTGGTGATGTCAAG TTTGTGTGCATGGGTGGCACGCCGTCACGCATGGAGCAGTTTGCTCGGCTGGCCAAGGAGGAGCTGGATCTCAAGTTGCCCACCGGTACCGACCTCTGTGACCTGAGCCATTATGCTGGCCGCTACTCCATGTACAAGGTCGGACCCCTGCTTTCTATAAGC CATGGCATGGGTGCCCCGTCGCTGTCCATCCTGTTGCACGAGGTATTCAAGCTGCTGCACTACGCCCGCTGCCGGGGTGTGCTGGTCTTCCGCATCGGCACCAGCGGAGGCGTCG GCGTGCCTGCTGGTTCGGTTGTTGTGAGCACGGGTGCAGTTAATGGCCTCCTCAGGGAAGAACTAAACATG CACATGCTCGGCAAACTTGTGACCCGTCCTGCCAAGCTGGACACGGCACTGGCCGAGGAGATTGCAGTTGAAGCCCGCCGCTCGCTGCCCGGGATAAATGTGGTCATGGGAAAGACAATGTGTGCAGACGACTTCTACGAAG GTCAGGGCCGGCTGGACGGTGCCTTCTGCGCCTACACGGACCAAGAGAAACTGCAGTTCATGAAGAAGCTGCACTCCATTGGCGTGGTTAACATTGAGATGGAGGCCACCCTCTTCGCTGCTATGTGTCACCATGCCGGCATCAAAG GTGCTGTAGTCTGTGTGACCCTGCTGGATCGGCTGCAGGGTGACCAGGTCACCGCGCCCAAGAGCATCATGAATGAGTGGCAGCTGCGGCCCCAGCATGTAGTGTTGCGCTTCATACAGCGCCGCCTGGCGGTCGCTACGTCGTCACCCTAG